A segment of the Leptolyngbya sp. NIES-3755 genome:
GCTTGCAAAGTCTGGACAAATGCTTCTGCACTCGCTCGATTGCTGGCAGCGAGTCCTGAACCATCCACCATCCGATATCGATTCGGATTCACCCCTAACTCAGTGAGAATCGATCGCACCGCTGCAACTCCGCTGGTGGTCGTATCTAAACTATTCGGGTCTTGCAAACGCCCTAAGGTTTTCAGTAATGCTTCTGCGTAGGCATTGTCGCTATCTTGATTAGTGGCAAAAATCAAAGTTGATAACGGTGGTGAACTGACAGAAGCCAATTCAACTTCTCCTTGAGGGGCAGGAGTTCGTTTTACGAGGGTTGAATTTTTCACTTGAATGCCTGCACTTGTCAACCGACTGCGAAACTCTCCCACAAAATAGTTCCCTGGATTCGGAATCGCATAAGAGTAGGTGCTGTTCTGATTCAGCATCAAACTATTAATCAGCGGTGCGTAAGGTTCACCTCGATGGTTTGGATTCCAGCTCGGATTAAATTCGGCTCCTCGAAAAGCGGTGTCATCTCCGATCAGTTGATCCACTTGTCGAATTCCACGCTGTCGGAGTTGCTGCGTGAGCGAATTTAACTGAGCCGTTCCAAAACTCGGATCACCTTGACCAATGACTCGCAGCGTTACCAAGGCGGGAGTGTTGCTATTTCCAAACACCGGAGTGCGAATTTGGTACTGTGCGCCCAATCGAACCAGTGCAGCAGCGGTTGTAAAAATCTTGTTGTTCGAGGCGGGTGCGAGTTGAGTAAACGGATTACGGGCGTACAAGTTACTTCTAGCACCGGGAGCGCCCTGAGTTTGAACCAGGACACTCCAACTGGCGGGTAAGCGATCGACAATTTGATTCAATCGACTGCCCAACTGTGCGGGACAAATTCCCCCATTGACTGGAGCTTGCGTCGGACGGGCGGGAGTCGTTGGACGGGGCGGTAAGGGAAGCGGGGTGGGCTGAGTGCGAGGGGGGAGGGGAAGCGGAGTTTGAGCGTGAACTGCGAGCGTTTGAACTGCGATCGACCAGGCAAGCGAGGCGCAAATCAGCGGAGCGAACTTCATAAGAGACAATTTCCGGGTGACATTTCCAACGGCATTGACTACAACACCATGAAATTTGTTGCACGATCAATCCGCAAAACACCCAGTCGATCGCACAAGAAATCGCTGCTAATTATACGCTCATGGACAGCATTTTCTGAATGGGACGCAGTGCCGCGATTCGAGTCGATTCTGGCAGGGTG
Coding sequences within it:
- a CDS encoding D-alanyl-D-alanine carboxypeptidase/D-alanyl-D-alanine-endopeptidase (similar to AA sequence:cyanobase_aa:LBDG_42390) translates to MKFAPLICASLAWSIAVQTLAVHAQTPLPLPPRTQPTPLPLPPRPTTPARPTQAPVNGGICPAQLGSRLNQIVDRLPASWSVLVQTQGAPGARSNLYARNPFTQLAPASNNKIFTTAAALVRLGAQYQIRTPVFGNSNTPALVTLRVIGQGDPSFGTAQLNSLTQQLRQRGIRQVDQLIGDDTAFRGAEFNPSWNPNHRGEPYAPLINSLMLNQNSTYSYAIPNPGNYFVGEFRSRLTSAGIQVKNSTLVKRTPAPQGEVELASVSSPPLSTLIFATNQDSDNAYAEALLKTLGRLQDPNSLDTTTSGVAAVRSILTELGVNPNRYRMVDGSGLAASNRASAEAFVQTLQAMALRPDAATFRRSLPVAGTSGTLSSRFQGTPAQGIVSAKTGTISGVVALSGYVTPRNYSPIVFSILVNSGTPASTVRASVDSLVVALTRLQNC